In Leptodesmis sichuanensis A121, the following are encoded in one genomic region:
- a CDS encoding DUF3987 domain-containing protein, translated as MTAAELASHKAANGSIRDQVLAVLNCYEAQSERDVALMDLSRATNYSYRELEKLAQSLAIEVDVQTDQVEADRRLKDLIQTRRTQLDLNRYLEPWFAQVMLETANAMPTAPEFLFTTLLSAAASRVGTAAQVIIKPSAQYTQPMVFWSAIVANSGSMKTPAQRVILDPLVALEREAYEVYQFEMADYKAAVESQRSKKRDDSGEESTPQLPIRKRYLTKDSTLETLQRIHAENPRGLLYYRDELAGVIKVRNQYRGGHGADEEAELDQWVGSAVIVDRSEKSICLPRSAISRTGAIQWEVLADLMGDHRDANGAWSRWLFCAADTPPRYLRLLQEDQDTGLAEALTHLYQALEKVPQQDYLLSFEAKRLFEVWQHQLVDAQRSEDTLGLQLVYPKIESYTARLALWLHIVNAVLRQERPASVISGETMEKAIELAAYYLWQHRLIHTHNSPDAGLAAIGLKIQKFAERVGEVTASRLKSGIRALRKMATDQIRQLMKTLANTGYGSIRGEGAEMTYVPVPGDRQLQLDLSPPSAAAEIDTVDVALTTMSGNETSAKSKLNSLIDTIDTTSSSSRDEASSELTTIPGSPNELPHNSSTIQHFGQSEIPQDSASNDDIAGRVLFCHCLGVEVGSLSGKGDRLFVQHEYPTRPLLSLMAQAGFEPATLGL; from the coding sequence TTGACCGCAGCAGAATTAGCAAGCCACAAAGCGGCCAATGGATCCATCCGAGACCAGGTGCTTGCCGTTTTGAATTGTTATGAAGCCCAGTCTGAAAGGGATGTGGCTTTGATGGACCTATCCAGGGCCACAAACTACTCCTATCGGGAACTGGAAAAACTGGCTCAGTCTCTGGCGATCGAGGTGGATGTGCAAACCGACCAGGTGGAAGCTGACCGGAGGCTGAAAGACCTGATCCAGACTCGTCGGACGCAACTGGATTTGAATCGCTATCTGGAACCCTGGTTTGCCCAGGTGATGCTCGAAACTGCCAACGCCATGCCAACCGCACCAGAGTTTCTGTTCACCACTCTTCTGTCTGCTGCTGCCAGTCGAGTCGGCACTGCCGCCCAGGTCATCATCAAACCCAGCGCTCAGTATACGCAGCCCATGGTTTTCTGGAGTGCGATCGTCGCCAACTCCGGCAGTATGAAGACGCCAGCGCAACGGGTGATTCTGGATCCGTTGGTTGCTCTGGAGCGAGAAGCCTACGAGGTATATCAATTTGAAATGGCAGATTACAAAGCCGCCGTGGAATCCCAGAGGAGCAAGAAGCGAGACGACTCTGGGGAAGAGTCCACTCCTCAACTGCCGATTCGCAAACGCTATTTGACCAAGGACTCAACGCTGGAAACCCTGCAACGCATTCATGCCGAGAACCCCAGGGGATTGTTGTACTACCGGGATGAACTGGCGGGGGTAATCAAAGTCCGTAACCAGTATCGGGGTGGGCATGGTGCAGATGAGGAAGCCGAATTGGATCAGTGGGTGGGTTCCGCTGTGATTGTCGATCGATCTGAAAAATCCATCTGCCTGCCTCGTTCTGCCATCTCTCGCACCGGCGCAATTCAGTGGGAGGTGCTGGCAGACCTGATGGGCGACCACCGCGATGCCAATGGAGCCTGGAGTCGTTGGCTGTTCTGTGCGGCGGACACGCCTCCCCGCTACCTGCGATTGCTCCAGGAAGACCAGGATACCGGACTTGCAGAAGCTCTAACTCATTTGTATCAAGCGTTGGAAAAGGTTCCCCAACAGGACTATCTGTTGAGCTTCGAGGCAAAACGCCTCTTTGAGGTCTGGCAGCATCAGTTAGTCGATGCCCAGCGCTCCGAAGACACCCTGGGTTTGCAACTGGTCTACCCCAAAATTGAGTCCTACACGGCACGGCTGGCACTGTGGCTGCATATCGTCAACGCAGTGCTCCGCCAAGAGCGACCCGCGTCGGTGATCAGTGGCGAGACGATGGAGAAAGCGATCGAACTGGCGGCTTACTACCTATGGCAGCATCGTTTGATCCATACCCATAACTCTCCCGATGCAGGACTGGCCGCGATCGGGCTGAAAATTCAAAAGTTTGCCGAACGGGTGGGGGAAGTAACTGCATCCCGGCTGAAGAGTGGCATCCGGGCGCTGCGGAAAATGGCAACGGATCAAATTCGACAATTGATGAAGACGTTGGCGAATACAGGCTATGGCTCCATTCGGGGTGAGGGGGCAGAGATGACCTATGTTCCGGTTCCAGGCGATCGCCAACTTCAGCTTGACCTGTCGCCCCCATCCGCCGCCGCAGAAATTGACACCGTTGATGTGGCTTTGACAACGATGTCAGGCAATGAAACCTCAGCAAAATCAAAGCTGAATAGTTTGATTGACACCATTGACACAACAAGTAGCTCAAGCAGAGATGAAGCAAGTTCAGAGTTAACAACAATACCTGGTTCACCCAATGAACTTCCACATAACTCGTCAACTATTCAGCATTTTGGACAATCGGAAATCCCTCAAGATTCCGCTTCTAATGACGATATTGCTGGTAGGGTTTTGTTTTGTCACTGCCTGGGCGTGGAGGTAGGGTCGCTCTCAGGGAAAGGCGATCGCCTCTTTGTGCAACACGAATACCCAACACGACCTCTACTTTCTTTAATGGCTCAGGCGGGATTTGAACCTGCGACCTTGGGCTTATGA
- a CDS encoding GNAT family N-acetyltransferase: MDIRDAVEADWPAIIAIYNSTIACRTVTADLEPVTLESRRLWLQSHTPDKRPLWVMECQGEVVGWLGFQSFYSGRQAYDKTAELSIYVAPAHRRQGIGQKLLQMAIAHSPTLGIKNLVGFIFVTNQPSLKLFEQFGFEQWGYLPGVAEFETNPCDLVIMGRKLG, translated from the coding sequence ATGGACATCCGGGACGCGGTAGAAGCAGACTGGCCTGCAATTATTGCTATTTATAATTCCACCATTGCCTGCCGGACGGTAACAGCTGATTTAGAACCTGTGACGTTGGAAAGCCGTCGTCTTTGGTTACAGAGCCATACACCGGATAAGCGGCCTCTGTGGGTGATGGAGTGCCAGGGAGAAGTGGTTGGCTGGTTAGGCTTTCAGTCGTTTTACTCGGGGCGACAGGCTTACGATAAAACGGCGGAACTGAGTATTTATGTGGCTCCTGCCCATCGTCGCCAGGGGATTGGCCAGAAGTTGTTGCAGATGGCGATTGCCCACAGTCCAACGTTGGGGATTAAAAATCTGGTGGGCTTTATCTTTGTTACCAACCAACCCAGTTTAAAGCTGTTCGAGCAATTTGGCTTTGAGCAGTGGGGCTATCTGCCGGGAGTGGCGGAGTTTGAGACGAATCCCTGCGATCTGGTGATTATGGGGCGGAAGTTGGGATGA
- a CDS encoding NAD(P)/FAD-dependent oxidoreductase, translating into MSLTEQFFQQLPGECLHALRRTDDLWHSLRTGTLPVPTVVYETHESLAEVEWDVVICGGTLGILVGAVLAKQGWRVALLERGQLRGREQEWNISRKELQAFVRLGLLTAAELNQAIVTEYNPARISFLGGSELWVENVLNIGVDPFFLLETVKQRFLAWGGQLFERSPFEEAIVHPNGVVVTTGQQEFSTRLVLDAMGHFSPIVQQARKGQTPDAVCLVVGSCATGFPNNTTGDLIVSFTPIQNQCQYFWEAFPARDGRTTYLFTYVDAHPDRPSLETLFEEYLRLLPEYQQVKLADIHPKRAMFGVFPCYRKSPLKPCWNRILPVGDSSGSQSPLSFGGFGAMVRHLERLTTGIHEALQVDRLDRRSLALLQPYQPNLSVTWLFQRTMSVGMQQQVAPNQINQMLSSVFQEMSSLGDDVLKPFLQDVVQFPALFQTLAKTSVAHPGLVLNVIPQVGLPALTDWLVHYVNLAGYSALYPLGKGLSALFNSLPPQTAYGYRRQVEAWKYGSGNDYEQEE; encoded by the coding sequence ATGAGTTTAACGGAGCAATTTTTTCAGCAACTTCCGGGAGAATGCCTGCACGCTTTGCGACGCACGGATGACTTGTGGCACTCCCTCCGCACGGGTACGCTGCCTGTTCCCACAGTGGTTTACGAAACTCACGAGTCCCTGGCTGAGGTGGAATGGGATGTGGTGATTTGTGGCGGGACGTTGGGAATTTTGGTGGGGGCCGTACTGGCCAAGCAAGGATGGCGAGTGGCTTTATTGGAGCGGGGTCAGTTGCGAGGCCGGGAACAGGAATGGAATATTTCTCGCAAAGAATTGCAGGCATTTGTCCGATTGGGGTTACTGACAGCAGCGGAACTGAACCAGGCGATCGTCACCGAATACAATCCTGCCCGGATCAGCTTTTTAGGTGGTTCTGAACTGTGGGTTGAGAATGTCCTGAATATTGGCGTAGATCCCTTTTTTTTACTGGAAACAGTGAAACAACGCTTTCTGGCCTGGGGTGGACAACTGTTTGAACGTAGTCCGTTTGAGGAGGCGATCGTGCATCCCAATGGAGTGGTCGTCACAACTGGACAGCAGGAATTCAGTACGCGGTTGGTACTGGATGCGATGGGTCACTTTTCTCCGATCGTGCAGCAAGCCCGCAAAGGGCAAACTCCCGATGCCGTCTGTCTGGTGGTTGGCAGTTGCGCTACCGGGTTTCCCAACAATACGACTGGAGATTTGATTGTCTCCTTCACACCGATTCAAAATCAGTGTCAGTACTTCTGGGAAGCGTTTCCGGCACGAGATGGTCGTACCACCTACCTGTTTACCTATGTGGACGCCCATCCCGATCGCCCCAGTCTGGAAACCCTGTTTGAGGAATACCTGCGCCTGTTGCCAGAGTATCAGCAGGTCAAACTGGCGGACATTCATCCCAAACGAGCGATGTTTGGCGTATTTCCCTGCTATCGTAAGAGTCCGCTGAAACCCTGTTGGAATCGAATTCTGCCTGTGGGAGATAGCAGCGGCAGCCAGTCACCCTTAAGTTTTGGTGGCTTTGGGGCGATGGTGCGGCACCTGGAGCGGTTGACGACAGGGATTCACGAAGCATTACAGGTAGATCGGCTGGATCGGCGATCGCTGGCCTTACTCCAGCCCTATCAGCCCAACCTATCTGTCACCTGGCTATTTCAACGCACAATGAGTGTGGGAATGCAGCAACAGGTGGCCCCCAATCAGATTAATCAGATGCTATCCAGTGTGTTTCAAGAAATGAGCAGCCTGGGAGATGATGTCCTCAAGCCGTTTCTGCAGGATGTGGTGCAGTTTCCGGCGCTGTTCCAAACCCTGGCGAAAACCTCTGTGGCGCATCCCGGCCTAGTGTTAAATGTGATTCCGCAAGTGGGTTTGCCTGCGTTAACGGATTGGTTGGTGCATTATGTCAATCTGGCGGGTTACAGCGCCCTCTATCCGTTGGGGAAAGGACTGTCCGCTCTGTTCAACAGCCTGCCACCCCAGACCGCTTATGGGTATCGCCGCCAGGTAGAGGCATGGAAGTATGGATCGGGCAATGATTATGAGCAAGAGGAGTAG
- a CDS encoding SirB1 family protein yields MEFPVGRQLFYQEIQQPDEQICLERAALYLAKEEYPLLDVEEYMNALDTMAVEVQERLPPEPYPLKILQAINQYLYEDLGFKGNTTEYYDPRNSFLSDVIDRRTGIPITLSLVYLAIARRIDFPMIGIGMPGHFMIRPTVGEMEVFVDPFHQGEILFPQDCRDRLSKIFDRPVELRPEFLEPITSRQFLARMLTNLKVIYANQSDLEKTLAATERILLLFPQAALELRDRGLLYYRLNRITEARQDFEDYLTQFPTAEDAPAIQQLLDSLGEN; encoded by the coding sequence ATGGAGTTTCCTGTAGGACGGCAACTGTTTTATCAAGAGATTCAGCAGCCCGATGAGCAAATTTGTCTAGAGCGGGCGGCCTTGTATCTGGCGAAAGAGGAGTATCCGCTCCTGGATGTGGAGGAGTACATGAACGCGCTGGATACGATGGCGGTTGAGGTACAGGAACGGTTGCCCCCGGAGCCTTACCCCTTGAAAATTCTGCAAGCGATCAATCAGTACCTGTACGAGGATCTGGGATTTAAGGGCAATACGACGGAATACTATGACCCGCGCAATAGTTTCTTAAGTGATGTCATTGATCGCCGCACCGGAATTCCCATCACCCTGTCTCTGGTCTACCTGGCGATCGCCCGTCGCATTGATTTCCCCATGATCGGGATTGGGATGCCAGGGCATTTTATGATTCGGCCCACGGTGGGAGAAATGGAAGTATTCGTGGATCCATTTCATCAGGGCGAGATCTTATTTCCCCAGGACTGCCGCGATCGCTTGAGCAAAATTTTCGATCGTCCAGTTGAGTTGCGTCCGGAGTTTTTAGAACCGATTACCTCTCGCCAGTTCTTAGCCCGGATGCTGACCAACCTCAAAGTGATTTACGCGAATCAGTCTGATCTGGAAAAGACCCTGGCAGCAACCGAACGGATTCTACTGCTGTTTCCCCAAGCGGCTCTAGAGTTACGCGATCGTGGACTGCTCTACTACCGCCTCAATCGGATTACCGAAGCCCGTCAAGATTTTGAGGATTATCTGACGCAATTTCCGACTGCCGAAGATGCACCCGCTATCCAGCAATTGCTCGATAGTTTAGGGGAGAATTGA
- a CDS encoding IS1634 family transposase, whose translation MLLNGELIVQNLDHLGIVAGLVDELKIVEQINQHLGEDPREQISPGVAVKAMILNGLGLVSAPLYLFEQFFVGKATEHLLGAGVLAAHLNDDRLGRVLDALYLGGLSPIFMAICLTAARKFGVVCKSAHFDSTSLSVEGEYLPESQVTEGVAPVPIHITYGYSRDRRPDLKQFVMNLVCWGDGEIPAFIELADGNQSDKTRFADLMQEFKSQWNFEGLYVADAALYSEQNLQQVSGLRWLTRVPLTLNAASELISQLADAAFETTELEGYRIATVCCDYGGVQQRWLVVESQKRKQADLKKLDKTLTQATAHWQSQLRQLCAQEFACEADAIAALEKFGQKLPWHQLDGMGVKQTVHYDKPGKPKRGHPPSRITYHPQASLTLNTTVVARHQQRAGRFILATNVLESEQLSAQQALEEYKGQQGNERGFRFLKDPLFFASSVFLKSPERIMALAMIMGLCLLVYNLGQRQLRQALQQANQTLPNQLGKGTQRPTLRWVFQCFMAVHYVVLNGVQQVVNLTDDRRHILQFFGSACRRYYLLC comes from the coding sequence GTGCTGTTGAACGGCGAATTGATTGTGCAGAACCTGGATCATCTGGGCATCGTGGCCGGATTGGTAGACGAGTTAAAGATTGTGGAGCAGATCAACCAACATTTGGGAGAAGACCCGCGAGAGCAAATTAGCCCAGGGGTGGCGGTAAAAGCCATGATTCTGAATGGATTAGGGCTGGTATCTGCGCCGTTGTACCTGTTTGAACAATTCTTTGTGGGGAAAGCAACGGAACATTTGCTGGGCGCAGGAGTACTGGCGGCGCATCTCAATGACGACCGGTTAGGACGAGTCCTCGACGCCCTGTACTTGGGCGGACTAAGCCCAATATTTATGGCCATTTGCCTGACGGCGGCCCGCAAATTTGGAGTCGTGTGCAAGAGCGCCCATTTCGACTCGACTTCACTTTCGGTGGAGGGCGAGTATTTGCCGGAGTCCCAGGTGACTGAGGGCGTTGCCCCTGTTCCGATTCACATCACCTATGGCTATTCGCGGGACCGTCGTCCTGACCTGAAGCAGTTTGTGATGAATTTGGTGTGTTGGGGGGATGGAGAGATTCCCGCGTTCATTGAGTTAGCCGACGGTAATCAGTCCGATAAAACCCGCTTTGCTGACTTGATGCAGGAGTTTAAGTCGCAGTGGAACTTTGAGGGGTTGTATGTGGCGGATGCTGCCCTCTACAGTGAGCAAAACTTGCAACAGGTGTCCGGGTTGCGATGGCTGACCCGAGTGCCGTTGACGCTGAATGCAGCATCGGAGTTAATCAGCCAGTTGGCAGACGCTGCGTTCGAGACTACGGAACTGGAAGGGTATCGGATTGCGACTGTCTGCTGCGACTATGGCGGTGTCCAACAGCGATGGTTGGTGGTCGAAAGCCAGAAACGCAAACAGGCTGACCTCAAGAAGTTAGATAAAACCTTGACCCAGGCAACCGCCCATTGGCAATCGCAATTACGACAATTATGCGCTCAAGAATTTGCTTGCGAAGCTGATGCGATAGCCGCACTCGAAAAATTTGGACAGAAGCTACCGTGGCATCAACTGGATGGAATGGGTGTGAAGCAAACGGTGCACTATGACAAACCGGGTAAGCCCAAACGGGGTCATCCTCCCAGTCGCATTACCTATCACCCTCAAGCCTCGTTAACTTTGAATACTACGGTTGTGGCCAGACATCAGCAACGGGCTGGGCGCTTCATTCTGGCAACCAATGTTCTCGAGTCTGAGCAATTAAGCGCGCAACAGGCGCTGGAGGAATACAAAGGGCAACAAGGGAATGAGCGGGGCTTTCGGTTTCTCAAAGACCCTCTGTTCTTTGCTTCCAGTGTCTTCCTCAAATCCCCAGAACGGATCATGGCACTTGCTATGATCATGGGCTTGTGCTTGCTCGTGTACAACTTGGGCCAACGCCAACTCCGTCAAGCACTTCAGCAGGCCAACCAAACCTTGCCCAACCAGCTTGGCAAAGGCACTCAACGCCCGACCCTACGTTGGGTCTTTCAGTGTTTTATGGCAGTGCATTATGTCGTGCTCAATGGGGTTCAGCAAGTGGTCAATCTCACTGACGATCGCCGCCATATTCTCCAATTTTTCGGTTCTGCCTGTCGGCGGTATTACTTACTTTGTTGA
- a CDS encoding Uma2 family endonuclease, which yields MTHAKVKFATFEEYMVWSNDPENDLEGRFEWVDGELVEVPPEAEFNNWIARCLMLALASKISPRLIVIHSLELQVPVLRSGDSANRYPDLVVLRPEHIPLTQKRLTITFDMPPPQLVAEVLSPGKQNRERDLIHKRNQYAAREIPEYWLVDPEAETVTVLYLQNGSYREIGVFQGSDRIMSPPFLDWQLTPDQFFKMDCEGQQ from the coding sequence ATGACTCACGCCAAGGTAAAATTTGCCACCTTTGAAGAGTATATGGTCTGGAGTAACGACCCAGAAAACGATCTGGAAGGGCGGTTTGAGTGGGTTGATGGGGAGCTAGTAGAAGTGCCACCGGAAGCAGAATTTAATAACTGGATTGCTCGTTGCTTGATGTTGGCACTCGCAAGTAAGATTTCTCCCCGACTGATCGTGATCCACAGTCTGGAATTGCAAGTGCCAGTGTTGAGATCGGGCGACAGTGCCAACCGCTATCCTGACTTAGTAGTTCTGCGACCCGAACATATCCCCCTGACTCAAAAACGATTGACAATTACTTTCGATATGCCACCGCCTCAATTGGTCGCGGAAGTGTTAAGTCCTGGCAAACAAAACCGAGAGCGGGATCTTATCCACAAACGCAACCAGTATGCAGCACGAGAAATTCCTGAATACTGGCTGGTGGATCCCGAAGCAGAAACAGTAACAGTGTTGTATCTGCAGAACGGTAGCTATAGGGAAATAGGAGTTTTTCAGGGGAGCGATCGCATCATGTCCCCCCCGTTTCTCGATTGGCAATTAACCCCAGATCAATTCTTCAAAATGGATTGTGAGGGACAGCAATAA